A portion of the Halodesulfovibrio aestuarii DSM 17919 = ATCC 29578 genome contains these proteins:
- a CDS encoding holo-[acyl-carrier-protein] synthase, with protein MIVGLGIDTTELDRIEKSFDRHGDRFTSRILHPNEQAALPKHPVAYLAARFAAKEAAVKALGTGFTQGIQFQDIEIQSEASGKPILILHNKAAEVADTLSATRYHVSLTHGRDTASAVVILESL; from the coding sequence GTGATTGTCGGACTTGGCATTGATACAACGGAACTGGACCGCATCGAAAAATCGTTTGATCGACATGGAGACCGGTTCACTTCTCGTATCCTGCATCCGAATGAACAAGCGGCGCTACCCAAGCATCCTGTAGCCTATCTTGCAGCACGTTTCGCCGCAAAAGAAGCCGCAGTGAAAGCGCTTGGAACAGGATTCACGCAGGGCATTCAATTTCAAGATATTGAAATACAATCAGAAGCTTCCGGCAAACCGATCTTGATACTGCATAACAAAGCAGCAGAAGTTGCAGACACGTTGTCTGCAACACGGTACCATGTCAGCTTAACACATGGCAGAGATACAGCCTCTGCTGTTGTCATTCTTGAGTCTTTATAG